The sequence CACACAGCGGCACAAaactgtttaatatttctgtaacaaAACAATTCCCCGTTTTTCCTTTTTATAAGTAAGACCACATTAACAGTTTAAGTGAAGTTAAAACTTACGCCACATCGATCTTTCCGTCAGGCCTCCTGGTGGCACCCAGGACTTTGGTACCGAGCTTGAACTTCATGCCCTGTTTCTGGAGAATGCGCTGGAAATTCTTGGAGATCTCCATATCGATGCCCATCCCACCGACATGACCCAGGAATTCCACCGCTGTCACTTTGGAGCCTAGTCTGTGCCACACCGAGCCCTGAaccatagaaaaaaaaacacagaatgtagaGAAGTCCATGATCAATATAAAGCCTGTAATTCCACATGTAGATATTCTTATATCCCATTTCCTCACCAGCTCCACTCCGATAACTCCGGCTCCAATAACAATCAGCTCCTCAGGGACCTTATTAAGGGACAGAGCCCCTGTAGAGGAAACTATAGTTTCTTCATCGATCTGCCGACACAAATGTTGATGTCGATGTGTATTTAGTCGAAGCTTGTGAAATGAATGTGCAATTATTAACAATATATGAATACATTTTGCCACACAAAGCAGGTGCAAATGTGTGAACACGCACCTCGATGCCTGGGAATGGGGTGACTTCTGATCCTGTGGCAATAAGGATGTTTTTGGTGTTAATGACTTGCTCACCATCAGCTGTCTTGGCAGTGACCTGATTTTTCCCGGTTACAGTTCCAAACCCATTGACATGCGTGACCTTTAGAAGAATTAAACACCACAGCAGaagtataacaacaacaacaactgcttTTGCTTATCCTTTTAAAATAACTGTATAtgctaaataacacacaaacacaccttatTCTGTTTAAATAAGTGTGCAATGCCTCCAGTCAAGGCTTTGACAGCACCGCTCTTCTGTGCCATCATCTTCTCCAAGTTCAGCGAAATCCCTTGgactaaaaagaaataaaaccaatAGATTTATCTTTGAATCAGGCTTGAGGTTGAAACGTTCCTGTTCTATTAATTGGTAAAAAAGAGATGACATGGTAGTTACTAAATTGCTAAATAGAGGAcattagtaaaaaaataaattcaagtCTGTACTTACTTTCAATACCTCTGCTTTCAAAATCCTTTCCATGTGCCATGTGATACAGATAAGAGTTGTTTAACAGGGCCTTGAAAATACAAAATAGTTGTGAGAAAATGTCTGCAAATACAGAAATGTCAGTGTAAAAAGTCTTAAAAAATACCTTTGATGGGATGCAGCCCACATTTAAGCAGGTGCCTCCAAGCGTGGCATTCTTTTCCACGCACACCGTCTGCAAAATGAAGTAATGTTAaccaatgaaaaaaaacaaaacaaaacaaaaaaaaaacaactctttTTGCCATTACGGAGATCACCGGCTGTCACCTTACTTTGAAACCAAGCTGTGCGGCTTTGATGGCAGCGACATACCCTCCTGGTCCTGAGCCCACCACCGTGACATCGGCATCGACTAGAAGAAAGCAAAGCACATCAGATGAACTCGCTGGCTTGCAATTGAGGTAAACGAACATAAAGATTCATGCCACTGATCAACGGCAGCATTTCAGTGGTCTTACTTGCGGCTTTGTCGGCATACGTTCTCAGAGATATCGCTGTGGCTCCGTGCAGTTTGCAGGGCAGGTGCTGACCTCGCTGTATAGGAAAAAgaataacacattttaaatCCTGAAAAACCACGAGGAATTCTTCAAGACGTTTATTAAGTCAGGGAGAGAAAAACTTGCATTACGTAGTGGAACTTCATCAGACAACCACACAAGTGTTAAGAAAAATGTCTAGACTTCACAATGAGGtgatgtgaaaatgtatttagaGACATGCACAAGTTAGTTAGACAACATGTTGTGAAACTGATGGCTTTTAGGAACTTCTTGTACACACGAATTCCACATTAAGACAAGACAGAAAATAATAAGACTGCTTGACCCTGAATACACAGGAGCTAGCCATTTAAAGCTGTAAGCTACATACATCTTACTACTTATAATTGActttaacaaataaaagcatATAAGGTAGCATATTTTTCACCAGGTTGAAGAAAACCCCAGCCATGTTCACTTACACACCTCACTCCCTTCGGTTTAGTTAGAAGCTAAGTAAGCTACGCTAATGTTACTGAAGCTACTGAGCTAACTGGGCCTTGACGGGCGAGAAAGCGGATTACTGCTTGATTTTTGTCTATAAACCAGTGCATGCACAATCAGTAAAACACGATAAGATTAGACAGAGGATAGTTACCGCTGCAAGGGTACGATAAAGCTGGTTCCAGGTCTGCATTTTGACAGCGTCCCGAAACAGTACGGTTCACCTACAGCAGCCAGCGCAGCCAAGGACTCCTTGCTTTACGCATGCGCAAAAGAACCACAGTGGCGGTGCGGGATTTTGTCGCGTGTTGATTGCGTCACGTGCACTCAGTTCTGCAAGCAgagtaaaagaaaatgaaaaaaagtgaCAAATATAACAGCTTACTCTGTTATAAAAGGTTAACAGCATTCTATATTggttatctatttatttatatattgccaaaagttttgggacacccttccagatcattgaattcaggtgttccaatcccttccatgtccacaggtgtataaaatccagcacctaggcatgctgACTGCTTCTAGggttgagtcctgacctcaaccccatagaacacctttgggatgaatttaagtggagactgtgagccaggccttctcgtccaacataagtgcctgacctcacaaatgcacttctagaggaatggtcaaaaattcccataaacacactcctaaaccttgtggaaatccttcccagaaaagttgaagctgttatagctgcaaagctccatattaaacccaacggattaagaatgggatgtcattaaagttgatgtgcatgtaaaggcagatgtcccaaaacttttggcaatataagtgtatgtaCATCAATAAGTAAGGCAGTAATAATGTGCATGGAAAAGTATATGTAAGTTGTCTTTATAGCACATaatgtgtaaagaaaaatataattatatatttgtgcAATATGTgtgctttctatcagaacccgcattaacttcttcagcaatctgagcaacagtagctcgtctgttggattggatcacatggtccagccttctctctccacgtccatcaataagccttggccgcccatgaccctgtcaccggttcaccactgttccttccttggaccacttttgatagatactgaccactgcagactgggaacaccccacaagagcagcagttttggagatattctgatccagtggtctagacatcacaatttggcccttcgtcaaactcgctcaaatccttacgcttgtccaattttcccactaacaggtgccatgatgaggagatcatcagtcttattcacttcacctgctcagaacgttatggctgatcggtgtacaatgGGAGCTGtgaaaataatttcactgtactCATATGATGACAATAATTCACTATTCAtatgcgcgcgcgcgcgcgaataaaggtattctctctctctctctctctctctctctctctcacacacacacacacacacatacacacacacacacacacacacactcgagttTTGTCAGTAGGGGGCGCTATAGCAGGTCCGGTTTCagtaatgtaaagaaaaaatgtaagttAACATTACATCTTCGAAAGCGTTAGCGCGCGTGCCATGTACGTTAGGGGAAAAGGTAATTAATTGTATAATTAGTGAGCAGGGTGTCTACAGGGACACTAAAGAAATTTGAAAAGGTGAACATGGAAACCTTCGTAGTGCTTACTTTTCACAGCAACCTCATTTTCAGTCGTTTCCTGGTCGTTACGGTAAAAACCCGAATATACGCGCAGTGCAGTTTGTCCAAGCTGCCGGTttgagcgcgcgcgcgcggcaGGGGTATCATAGCAACCACGCCAAACACCGTGGACGCGGAGGCCTGAGCAGTGTTAATGAAGCGCGATCATGTCTACACCACGGGAACAAGAGGCAGCACAGTACCTCGAAAATCACAAAATCGTTGAACTCATGAACAACTTAACCAGCATGCTCTTCTATTACAGACCAGGTGATAAAGCCTCTGACCTTTTTAATGTTCTGTAACGGAGTTGTAACGTCATACAGATCTCTGATCTCTCTGATGACGCTAATTTATTGTCTTATATAACAAAAAGCACTGTTGCAATCCTGTTGATGATAACCTGAGACTCATCAAATGTCATGAGTGTCTTCTCTGATATAGCTGAACCTTATTGCTTTCATTATGGgacatatctgtatatataactgccatatatctatataaccattatcattgttttttcttgttgttgttgttccatTGTTTCTAAGAACACCCAAGGGAATTCCTGATTTCCCAACTTGAGCAAATGCAAGCATCCAAGCTTCAGGAAGCTGGTAGTCCATGTCTGTTCGATGATTCCAACctggatgcagtgtgtggtgtcctAGATCCTACAAACCAAGGGTACATCTCTTACAACCAATATAGAGAGGGTAAGGATATCACATTGTATGCTAAAAAAAATAGCATGGGTATGAATTTTACATTTAGATTCTTTAAAAAGAGAGATCGTAGGGAggcttggccgtccatgaccctgtctccggttcacctctgttccttccttggaccacttttgatagatactgaccactgcagaccgggaacaccccacaagagctgcagttttggagatgctctgatccagtggtctagccatcacaatttgtcccttcgtcaaactcgctcaaatccttacgcttgtccatttttcctgcttctaacacatcaactttgaggacaaaatgttcacttgctgcctaatatatcccacccactaacaggtgccatgatgagatcatcagtcttattcacttcacctggcaggggttataatgttatgcctgatcggtgtatatctaAATCTATGTACATGTACACTGTAAACATACtgtagtggtggctcaagtggttaaagctctgggttgttgtcagggttcaagcctgttgggcaattgagcaaggcccttaaccctctctgctgccgttgtgctctgaccctaacttctTCAGCTGGGACATGCGAAgaaactgtgctgtaatgtgtgtgtgtggctataaTAAAGACTTCTGTGTACTTTATGTAAGCCAGCACACGTTAAATTAAGTGAAATCTGCCTCTTCGTAGCACTGAAGACACTTGGAATCCAGCATTTTAATGAGTGTCCTGAGGGTCTGGGAAATGACAGGATATCACACGAGACGTTTAAACGAGAAGCGTAAGTGTTTTGCACTTTTCACATCTGCTTTAGGATTACACGAGTAATGATGTGAGCTGAGCAATTTATTATCTATACAGATATTCAGGTGATCAGGAGCTACATTCCATCTATTTATGCCAAATCACAGTTTTCATCATTTTCACGTGTCACGTATACATTCAGAAAATGGCATCGTTCAAAATTCAGTGTCAGTCATTCTCAAGAAGCAATTGTTTCagtattaaaatgcaaattagtGGGGACTTGCTTAATTTACATATCTATTAAAACTGACTAAAAGTGCTTAAGCACTGGAGCTCTGGGAGTGCTGTGAAATTGGTTTATGGTGGTAGAATTAAGTATAATATCATAGTATAATATCCAGCTATTTATTTCTGATCCTTGCGGAGGCATGACGAGAGTAAGGAActttaattgtatttttctctttcaggaAGGAGTGCCTTATGAAAAACGCAGCAACGTTCCAGATGTAATTATTCAGCCCTTATTACCGTGGAATTATTTTGTAAGCctaataaatgttgtgtccttATTTCTAGGATCAGTGTTTGAATTAGTAAATATCTCACAGTTGTAATATACAGTCTTGCTCATAAATTGTTTGAGAGGCTACAAACATTGCATTGCTGGTACTGTCTGTGCAAAGTCCCTGTGCATGATCTCATCATACCTGTTTGGGTTGCCCCCATCTCCCAGAATATGCTAAACTGTCCctataggtttgtgtgtgtgcatgctacCCTGCGATTGACTTTGGTCTCATCCAGGGGTGTGTTCCTGCCAGTGTCCCAGTGTTCCCATGATAGAGGTTATGGATCCATATTTCCcccaatatttttttgttttgttatatctTGGTcatgtattttaataaaatgcatttCGAACCCAAACTACTAGAATTCTGTTCACTATTGTTGTGCACACCCTGTCTCAGCTCACAAAAATACGACCTAAAGTAGG comes from Hemibagrus wyckioides isolate EC202008001 linkage group LG14, SWU_Hwy_1.0, whole genome shotgun sequence and encodes:
- the dldh gene encoding dihydrolipoyl dehydrogenase, mitochondrial, with product MQTWNQLYRTLAARGQHLPCKLHGATAISLRTYADKAAIDADVTVVGSGPGGYVAAIKAAQLGFKTVCVEKNATLGGTCLNVGCIPSKALLNNSYLYHMAHGKDFESRGIEIQGISLNLEKMMAQKSGAVKALTGGIAHLFKQNKVTHVNGFGTVTGKNQVTAKTADGEQVINTKNILIATGSEVTPFPGIEIDEETIVSSTGALSLNKVPEELIVIGAGVIGVELGSVWHRLGSKVTAVEFLGHVGGMGIDMEISKNFQRILQKQGMKFKLGTKVLGATRRPDGKIDVAVEAAAGGKNETLSCDVLLVCIGRRPYTNDLGLENIGIELDNRGRIPINNRFQTKVPSIYAIGDVVAGPMLAHKAEDEGIICVEGMAGGAVHIDYNCVPSVIYTHPEVAWVGKNEEQLKEEGVPYKIGKFPFAANSRAKTNADTDGLVKILSHKETDRMLGAHILGSGAGEMINEAALAMEYGASCEDVARVCHAHPTVSEAFREANLAASFGKAINF
- the si:dkey-42p14.3 gene encoding EF-hand calcium-binding domain-containing protein 10 — translated: MSTPREQEAAQYLENHKIVELMNNLTSMLFYYRPEHPREFLISQLEQMQASKLQEAGSPCLFDDSNLDAVCGVLDPTNQGYISYNQYREALKTLGIQHFNECPEGLGNDRISHETFKREAKECLMKNAATFQM